The sequence GCCGCCCAGCACCGAGTTGAGCATCGCGAGGGCGGGCCGGCGGTCGTCGGACGCGGCGAGGCCGGGGACGCCCAGCAGGATGTTCGTCTGCTCGATGGGACGGTCGACCACGACGAGCTCGCTGCCGCGGGTGATGACGGGGGCGGCGCCGGTGCGGCGGGCCACCGGGGCGGCCCGGACCGAGAGGTCCCAGCCGGCGCGCTCGAGGCCCGCCGTGACGCGGGCGACGAGGGCGTCGTGGTCCACCGCGCCGGCGGCCGTGATGACGAGGTCCTGCGGACGGTAGTTGCGGCGGTAGTGCGCGACGACGGCGTCCAGCTCGGCGGCTTCGATGTCCGCGGGGCTGCCCCCGATGGGGCGACCGAGCGGGTGATCCCCCAGCACGGCCTCGAAGAAGCGCTCGCTCGTGACGTCACCCGGGTCGTCGTCCGCCATGGCGAGCTCCTCGAGGATGACCCCGCGCTCCGTCTCGAACTCCTCGGCGTCGATGAGGCTCGAGGTGACCATGTCGGCGAGCACGTCGACGGCCATGCCGAGGTCGCGATCCCGGACCTTGGCGTAGTAGCAGGTGTACTCCTTGGCGGTGACGGCGTTGTGCTCGCCGCCGACGGCGTCGAAGGCCACGGCGATGTCGAGCGCCGAGCGCGACGGCGTGCCCTTGAACAGGAGGTGCTCGAGGAAGTGCGTGGAGCCGAGGTCGCCCGGCTGCTCGTCGCGGGATCCGACGGCGACCCACATCCCGATGGTCGCGCTGCTGCTGCCGGGAACGTCCTCGCTGAGGATGCGCACGCCGGACGGCAGGACCGAGCGACGGACGCGGGCACCACCCGCCGACTGCACGGTGAGCTCGGGGAGGTCGAGGGGGAGTTCTACGGCGCGGGACATCAGCGTCACCCTACCCCGCAGGACCGACGCCGCCCCGGGAGGGACGCTGCCCCGGGCCGGAGGGTGCCTCGGCTCCCGTCAGCATCCGGGGCCGGCGTGCCGTGTGCCGCACGCACCCCCGACGAGGACCGTGGACCCCTGCAGGACATGGATCGTGACCGGTCCGACCTGCACCGGCAACGTGCCCGGGATCTGCTGCCACCCGCCCCCGTCGAACCGGTAGCTCGGCGCATACGCGATCGTCAGCGTGACCTGCCGGTCCCCCATGGTCGGGTACACGTGGCTCGTGTCCGTCGTGGTGAAGTCCTGCTGGCCCAGCTGCTTCCACGATGCACCCGGCCCGTCGACTGTGGTGCTGGTGCCGTCGCCGTGATCCCACGTGAACGACACCGGCACGAACCGCACCTGCGCCGGCCGACCCAGCAACGTCCCGTCGACCACCTGCGCCGCCGCGTCCGTGAGGAGGTTCACCGGCGCCCCCACCAGCGCCCACCCGTTCGGCTGCGACCGGATCGACGCCGACCTCGGCACGAACCGCGCCACATCCGCGAGCGTCACCCCGGGCACGTCCGTCACCGCGGGCGCCGGATCCGCCGGCTTTCCCGGCCACGTCGCCGGTGGCAGGAACGCATGCTGCCCGTCACCGCACATGCCCCCACTCGACAGCCGCTCACCCGGCGAGCACGACACGTCCACATCCGCCGCCGACCGCCCCCGCGGCACCGGAGGAGGCGCTTGCGGTCGCGTCGGCCGCTCCGACGCGGTAGTGCGATCAGGTGCAGGATCCTCTCCGTGGGATGAGGAAGACGGTCCGGGTCGGGTGGTCCCCGCCTGCAGTGCCACGCCTGCGCCGTCGATGCCTCCGGTCGTGCAGACGCCGCCACTGCCGAACTTGAAGTTGCAGGGAGTCTCCGCTGTCTCCGCGTGCGCGATAGGAGCGGGCGCGATGGCGATGAAGAGGACCACCACAGGGGCGAGCAGCCTCAGCCGCATGCCCGCACTCCGTCATTGCGCACGATGTCGCTGATTCGCCAGAGCGCGTCCTCGGATCTGACGGCCTTGACCTGCAGAGACTGCCGCACAGCACGCTCGGGCGTGATGTCGGCACCGTTCGCGTCTATGAGCCTCGTGCCGCTGACATCCAGGCAGACCTGGGCTGTCATGTACTGCGCTCCCTGTGGATCGATGCCGCGGTCGGTGACCTCGAAGCCTGACACCAGCTCCTTGCCGTCGGTCCGTTGCCCCTTCTGACGCGCATCCCGAAGGCCCGACTCCTCACTCTTCAGCACGCTGCCCGTTAGCAGCTCCGCGAGGTCCTCATCCGTGAGGGTGTTCGCATCCAAGTCGACGTAGCGCGTCAGCACATCGTGGAACGACTGGTCGTCCTGCTGCTCCTGCGACGACGTCGGCGATGGTGCCGGCGCAGGAGCGGGTACCGAGGGCGCGGGCGCCGAGCATCCCCCGAGCAGCGAGGCGGAGGCGAGGATCAAGGCCCAGCCGGCCGCCGCTCCCCGTCCTCGTCGCAGCGGCAGGTCGCGCGGTCGCTCGTGCAAGGTCGTCTCCCCCAGGCCGTCCGGACCGCGCGCCGAAGGCGGCGCAGGAGCGCCGGGCGTCGCGGATCCCGGCACCGTAGCCGGGGCCGATCGCCGGGGACCGCGTCCCTCCACATCGCGGGTGGGACGCCGAGATCGTGGAGCTGTGAGGGACTACTCCGACGCCCGGTCGAGCCGGGTCACGTCGTGCCGCGAGAGCTGGATGTGCGCCGCCTGCACGAGGTCGTGCACCTGCTCGGGACGGCTCGCGCTCGCCACGGGGGCGACCACGCCGGGCTTCGCGAGGAGCCAGGCCAGGGCGATCGTCGCGATGCTCGTCGAGTGGTGCTCGGCGATCTCGTCGAGGGCGGTCAGCACGCGGAGGCCCCGGCGGTTGAGGTACTTCGCGGCGCGCTGGCCCCGTGCGCCCTCGCGCACCGAGTCGCGCGTGCGGTACTTGCCCGTGAGGAAGCCGTTCGCGAGCGCGAAGTACGGCATCACGGCGAGCTGCTGCCCGCGCACGACGTCGAGGTAGGCCGACTCGTACGGCGTCCGGTTGACCAGGTTGTAGTGGGTCTGCAGGGCGACGAACCGCGGTGCGCCGTAGAGGCCGCCCATGATCCGGGCGTGCAGCAGGCGCTCGGCGGCGTAGTTCGAGGCCGCCAGGTGCCGGACCTTGCCCGACTGGATGAGGCGACCCGCGGCGGCGAGGCTCTCCTCGAGCGGCACGTCGAGGTCGTCCCAGTGGAAGTAGAGGAGGTCGACGTGGTCGGTGCCGAGCCGGGAGAGGCTCGCGTCGACGGCGCGCTCGATGCGCGATCCGCCGAGGCCGGGGAAGTCCTCGCTCTTGCCGACCTTGGTGGCGACCACCATGGAGTCGCGGTTGCGGCGCTCGCGCATCCACGAGCCGATCATGTGCTCGCTGCGGCCGCTCGCGTAGGAGTCCGCGGTGTCGATGAAGTTGCCGCCCGCCTCCTGGTACCGGTCGAGGATCGCGGACGTGTCATCGGGGCCGGCCGTCCACCCGAAGACGTTGCCGCCGAGGGCGAGGGGGAAGACGTGGAGGTCGGTGTCGGCGATGCCGCGTCGGCGCGCGGGGTGCGGGATGCTCCCGCCCGTGCGCAGCCCGGGCTCGACGGCGGCCTCCAGCGCGATCGCGGCGGCCGCCTGCACGGTGGCGTCGACGATGGTGGTGGGCTCGGCGGCCGGCATGCCGGGACGCTGGCGGTGGGTGCCGGCGGATCCACCGCGACGGCGCCGCTGCGGCGGGCCGGGGGCGACGTCCGGGGCGGTGGGAGGGGAGGACGTCACGTGGTCCAGCGTACCTTGCAGCAGGCGAAAGGTTTGGGTACCAAGGAATCCTCGTCGCGGTCGTTCGTCGTCGGGACAGGCCGGCCCTGATGCTGCCCGCGGACGGTCCGTGGAGCCGGAAGGGGTGCCGCGGATCCCCCGACCCCGGCACCCCTCGGCGGCCTGCATCCCCCGATGCGTCCCCCGGAGGCGGGCGGTCGCGTGGACCGTCCCGCGGGGACAACGCTAGCGAGACGGCCGCATCGGCACCCAGCCCCTCTTCGGGGGTCCGGCGTCGCGTCCTGCCGCCGGACGACGGGAATGGCGGCGCACGTCGACCGCGCGCATCCGCCCGGGGATGACCGCCGGCCGCGTCCCGGGGCGCCGTGCGAGGCTGGGGACGTCCGCACCTTCGAGAGGAACCCCCATGACCAACGACCCGCTGCACCGCCTGCCCGACGCCGCTCCCTTCCACCTCACCAGCCCCGACTTCTCCGACGGGGCGCCGCTCCCCCTCGCCGCGCGCGGCGCCAGCCAGGGCGGGCAGGACCTGTCCCCCGCCCTCGCCTGGACGGGCGCGCCCGCGGCCACCCGCAGCTACGTGCTCACCGCCTACGACCCCGACGCCCCCACCGGCAGCGGCTACTGGCACTGGGCCGTGCGCGGGATCCCCGCATCCACCACGTCGCTCCCCGCCGGCGCGGGCGACCCCGACGCGGGCCTCCTCCCGGAGGGCGCCGTGACCATGCACAACGA is a genomic window of Clavibacter capsici containing:
- a CDS encoding M16 family metallopeptidase, with translation MSRAVELPLDLPELTVQSAGGARVRRSVLPSGVRILSEDVPGSSSATIGMWVAVGSRDEQPGDLGSTHFLEHLLFKGTPSRSALDIAVAFDAVGGEHNAVTAKEYTCYYAKVRDRDLGMAVDVLADMVTSSLIDAEEFETERGVILEELAMADDDPGDVTSERFFEAVLGDHPLGRPIGGSPADIEAAELDAVVAHYRRNYRPQDLVITAAGAVDHDALVARVTAGLERAGWDLSVRAAPVARRTGAAPVITRGSELVVVDRPIEQTNILLGVPGLAASDDRRPALAMLNSVLGGGMSSRLFQEVREKRGLAYSVYSFGASYSDAGVFGLYAGCTAAKTAQVARLMVDEFRRLAEEHVTEEELSRAFGQLSGQSALALEDSDTRMSRLGRSEITTGEYVDLDETLSRLSRVTAEDVRDLAADLVSRPLSIAAVGTVGADAFAPLLATPSLL
- a CDS encoding aldo/keto reductase, with translation MTSSPPTAPDVAPGPPQRRRRGGSAGTHRQRPGMPAAEPTTIVDATVQAAAAIALEAAVEPGLRTGGSIPHPARRRGIADTDLHVFPLALGGNVFGWTAGPDDTSAILDRYQEAGGNFIDTADSYASGRSEHMIGSWMRERRNRDSMVVATKVGKSEDFPGLGGSRIERAVDASLSRLGTDHVDLLYFHWDDLDVPLEESLAAAGRLIQSGKVRHLAASNYAAERLLHARIMGGLYGAPRFVALQTHYNLVNRTPYESAYLDVVRGQQLAVMPYFALANGFLTGKYRTRDSVREGARGQRAAKYLNRRGLRVLTALDEIAEHHSTSIATIALAWLLAKPGVVAPVASASRPEQVHDLVQAAHIQLSRHDVTRLDRASE
- a CDS encoding YbhB/YbcL family Raf kinase inhibitor-like protein produces the protein MTNDPLHRLPDAAPFHLTSPDFSDGAPLPLAARGASQGGQDLSPALAWTGAPAATRSYVLTAYDPDAPTGSGYWHWAVRGIPASTTSLPAGAGDPDAGLLPEGAVTMHNESREKRFAGATPPAGHGTHRYFFTVTALDVETLDVPEGATPAVLGFLMLPHVIGRAQLVGTAITVAD